In the Ochotona princeps isolate mOchPri1 chromosome 14, mOchPri1.hap1, whole genome shotgun sequence genome, GCCCTGACCATGCCCCTCCTCCCACGCCCACCCGGGACCCTCTGTCCATGCCCAGCCTCGTCTCCAGGGAAGGGCTGTGTGCCAACAACTAGTGCTGCCCTGGGAGCAGACAGGCGACACCGACTCCCACCCGCGAGGACAGGAGCTCAGACATCCCTCCAGTGCCCGGGACCACCCCACAAAGGCTGCGGTGACCTGGGGGCTCAGGACGCAGCACCTGGGGAGAAGATGGCCGGTGTGCGGCCAGCCACGGCCTCCTGGCGTTTCCTGGCAAAGTCCGAGATCTTCCAGATGAGGACCCCGTCGTGGGTCGACGCCTCCATCTCCAGGACCTTCTGCTGCAGGTCGGCCAGGGCCAGATCCTTGAGGCCCAGGCTCcgctccagctgctgcacctgtAAGCCCCAACCGTCACGGACGCACGGCCCGGCCTGGGGCGGACACCAGGACACCCTCGCTTGGCCTGCACCTGGCCCGTCCCCTCTCCCCACTGGTCGCTGTGACCTCCCCAAGCCAGGGCCTTGGAGCAGACGCAGGAGGGAAGGGGTCGTGGGCTGCAGCCGGCCAGCTCCGAGCATGGGGCGGCCCCCGCAGCAGGAACGTACCTTATTACTCAGGGCTTCAATCCTGTCCTGGTCCAGCTGGTGTTGTCGGCCACAGGCCTCGGCGGTCATGGCCACCCTCTCCACCTCCCGGTTGAGGACACAGACGATGTTCTCGAAGGTGGCCGTCTTGCTCTCGAGCGCCTGGCACCTCTGCAGGAGCTCCGGCTCTGCCGGGCAGCAGTCCCGCAGCAGGGGCTTGGCGTCCAGCACCgaggccagcagcagggccaggtgCTCCCGCAGCCGCTGGGCCTCGtgctcctgctgcttctccagctccACCTGGAACACACGGAGGGCTCAGGGCACTGGCCGCACCTGCCCTGGCCCATAGGCACTCGAGGGCTCAGGGCACCGGCCGCACTGACACATCCGTCGTCCTTGGCTGCAGCAATGCTGTCGCCCTATCACTTGAGACGCACTTTGTTAAAAACAGAGgaaggggcccggcacaatggcctagcggctaacgtcctccccttgaacaccccaggatcccatatgggtgccagttctaatcccggcagctccacttcccatccagctccctgtgtgtggcttgggaaagcagtcgaggatggcccagggccttgggaccctgcacccacgtgagagacctgtggaagctcttggctcctggctttggatcggcgcgcatcggcccgttgcggctcacttggggagtgaatcatcggacggaagatcttcctctctgtctctcctcctctgtttatatattcgactttgcaataaaaataaacctttaaaaaaaaaaaaagacgaggaagtagagacccacatgggcaaacatccttcaaaattaaaaataaaataaaaagaaatggcaaaaataaataaacaaaaatgaaaaagaggggctggcgtggtggctcaacaggaGTACCTTTGCCTGCAAGTGCCACAGCCCACATGgacgccagttcgagtcccggctgctccacctcggctccagctccctgctcatggcccggGAACCCACCCGAGGACAGCCATGCCTGGctccctgcagccacttggggaatgaaccagcagctttctgcctttcaaataaataaaatacatattttgaaagtatTTCCAATAGAAAGGAGAACAAGCCTGCACGTGGCCTAGTGACGCCGGTTCTGTCGCACGCTGGACGCCTCTGTGGGCTCCCGCGAGGGACATGCTGGGCAGCGGGTGGCAGGCGACACTCCCGCATCAGGGccttgccactcacgtgggagccctggctgGCAGCTCGCCCCAGCAGCAGCGGGCACCTgggcaatgagccagcagacaggactGTCAATACTTCAAAGCCATACACCAGGACGGCACCAAGGGCACGGCCGCCTCGGGGCACAGGGTGGCAACAGGCGCCAAGGGCATGGCCGCCTCGGGGCACAGGGTGGCAGCAGACGCCAAGAGCCCCACCAAGAGCTGATGCTGGGAATGAGCCTTTTCCAAACTCGCATGCAGAACACAAACCTGGTAACGATCCTCTTTCAGGATTTTAAGTTAAAAAGCAAAGCACACCCCCAAACAGCCGTGCTGCCAGACACCCCCAGGAGCagagcccagcacctgccaggacCCCAGAGTGTCAAGTGGGGCCCCAAACTCACACAGAGGCACCAACCCCAGTTCTATGTTAAAGTGGGGCCTATGGGAGGCCCTCGGCCTGGGCACCCTGAAAGGTGGAGCTGTGAACCCCTTACTGGAAGCTGCCAGAGGCCCTGCCCCGGCCCCAGAGTGAGGGTGCGCCAGCTGACAGGTGTCACCAGCAACCTGATGCTGTGCCCACGTGCGGGCATTCTCAGAGATGCGGCGGCAAGAGCGAGGGGTCTTAGAGACCTGATGGCTGAGGAGGGTGGGTGCTATGGGAGCTTGGAGGGGGCAGCCAGGGAGGAGAACTAGGCAAAGGCAGACGCGCCCAGGCCAGCACACTGGACCCCACCCCTGGCCCTGTGCTCACCACCTCAGGACAGCCGATGGCGTGGAACCTGCAGGGGACCCGGCATTTGCCACATGTCTTGACGTGCTCCTGTAACTGGAAGCAGCACTGACGTGAGAGCCAGCCACGCCCTGCCCACGCCGCCCTGCAAAGCCATGTACCACCTCAGGCAGGGGCCCCATGGGACTGACCCCTCCGGAGCCCGCCCGGGGCCCAGGCAGAGCCATGCGGACGCCTGCCCCACTGCTAGGACGAGGGGCCCCGAGTCTGCTGAGACGCCCAGACAGCGCACCTTCTCGCGGGGGATCTTCTTCTTGCCGCAGCCCTCACAGGTCAGGGGGAACTTGGGACAGATGGCATGGTGTGCCTGTCAGACAAGCAGCATGGCATGAGGCAGGACGCAGCGCTCCTGGGACACCCCCACCCACCTGCAGTGGGCAGCTGGCCCTTGGCGAGCCCGCCTCAGGGACAGTCCCTTCTCACGGGTTCCCTTAGGCAGAGTGAGGAACAGCCCCCGGGCCCCCAGTTCATCCCCCAGATGGCCTTGACGGCCAGGAGCCCCACCAGGGCTCCCACCAGAAGGGAGGCACCCCAGTGCTGACCACAGCGCCACCTCTCAGGGTCAGGGGTCAGACTGGGGGTCACACTGAACAACCCAGCACCCTGACACCTCAGGGGAAGACGCCTGCATCCCAGGCGGATGCCAGTGAGCACCCCGCTGCTCCCTGCCAGCGCCTGGAGAGGCAGCACAGGTTGGGTCTAAGGAGACACAGAGCGCCTCCACCTCCTGGTTCACGCTCCAGTGGCCGCCATGGCTGGGACGTGGGCCTCCCTCCAGGTGTCCCctagcagggcaggcagggctccgagctcctggaccaccttctgctacctcctcagacacagaggagaggccggcagggaagtggggcagccaggctcAAGCGGGTGCTCATGTGtgctgccagcaccacaggcacagGGTGAGCCCACTGTGTGTCCGCCGCCCCAGCTCCCCTGCGGCTTCCAGGAAACAGAACCCAGTCCAAGACTGTGAGAGGGCGGGCTGAGACCCTGAGCAGGGTGCAGAAAGCCAAGGGCACACAGTGCCACCATGCTGCACCCACACCCAGGACGGGCACATGGGCAAGAGGACACAGAGCAGTGGGGACTACTGAAGCCTAGCGGCCCTGTCAGAGCCCAGAGACAGTGCCAGGAGGCACACGGCAGGCTGGCTCTCCCCTCCTGCccgcagccacagctgagctgggccagagccaccccaggccagaaactcaacccagagTCACAACAGGGGCTCAACCCAGTCCTCCCGGAGGACCACGAGCACCCTGACCTCAGTCCCCAGTCCGGGGTGCCCCACacgggcagcagttcaagtcccggctgctccacctgccaCCCAGCTCCATACtgaaggcttgggaaagcagtgaaggatggcccaagaacctgggaccctgcatctgtgcagGAGACTCGGAcggagctcctgactttgaatcggctcagtctcagctgttgtgactacttggggagtgaatcagtggatggaacatcactctcctcccctctctccataaatctgcccttaaaatatattaagtctttttaaacactcacttatttttattggaaagtcagatttacagagaaaaatgttccatctactggttcactcttcaagtggctacaatggccagagctgagccgatccgaagccaggagccaggagcctcttccaggtctcccacgtgggtgcagggtcccaaggctttgggccgtcctcgactgctttcccaggccacaagcagggagctggatgggaagtggagctgccgggattagaactggcacccatatgggatgccggcgcattcaaggcgaggactttagccagcaggTTACCGCACCCGGCCTACgttaaatcttttttagaaaccACTTGTTCCAATATTAAATTTCAGACGTAAGAATGACACACACTAGCTTGTGCACTCGGCACCACAGGGGGTCAAGCAGTGGCCGCGACCATGGCATTGCATGTGgacacctctgatccagctccctgctgatgccatGGGAAAGCCACCCAAGGGACCTAGAGGGAGCTCAGGCTACAGCCAGGCCCACTCCTGGCCTCCCGCCCACCTCACGCACCTCTGTGTCCGCCCGGCCACAGGGGGCCTGGCAGTGCCGGCAGCTCAGGCTCCGCTCGGGGCACTCGTGCTGGGCGTGGCGCTCCTTCTCGCAGCGGCGGATCAGGCCTTTGCAGGCAGGGCACTCGGTCAGCTGGAACAGGCATTGTCCCTCGTGGCAGCTCTGCTAACACGGGAGGCGTCAGAGGGGCCCACCGGGCAGGGCTCAGAGCCACCGGATGCCTCTCTATGCCCGCGCAGGGGGGCTGCACCCCGGGGTCGCCTGAGGAGGGGGTGCGGGAGGCAGCgtgggcacacaggccagccctggccccagcaggGCCCTGCGGGACTCAGCGGGCTGTGCTGATGGCAGGACcgcagcccagggccaggcagtTCGAGGGCTGTGGCTGGCTTCTCACCTGCCCTTACTCACTCGAAAGGCAGGATAACAGACcgtcccacctgctggttcacggcCCAGGCACCCTCAATGTGCAGGGCAAGCCAGGCCAAGGCTCGGAGCCCACTGAAGCCTCTCTGGGGGCCGCGCCATCGCCCACTGCCTCCTGGGCGCTTCAGCAGGACAAACAAAAGCGTGAAGTGGACGGGATGTGGCTTCCTCAGATGCAACTCAGCCTGCTGGCACGACGGCCACCCCAAGTTTTGACAGGTTTCTACTCATTTGAAGGACCGTGCGAGGACAGAGGGAAGAGATCCCTGCGCCAGCAGCTGCAGcgggcttcccacgtgggtgggagggCCCCGTGGCCTCGAGTCTCTTTCCAGAGCCCTTACCAGGAGCCATAGAGCGGCAGCTCTCTCTCTACTGTCTCAGCTTTCTGCTTTCTCCAGAAAGGACACCTTcaccagggctggtgctgtgctgcacGGAGTAAGGCCCGCCTGCGACACTGCACCCCACACGGGCGCCGCCTTGagtccggctgccccacttcccgtggcctgggaaggcagacctggatgggctcctggcttcggactggcccaaacaagtacatctcaaaaaaaaaaaaaaaaaaaggcagcaaaacttatacacaaaaacatttaaaaagcaaagatttgtttgcaaggcagagctgggcaggggaaGAGACCTTGTGTCTGCCGGTTCACCTCCCGAGTGGCCGTGgcaggcagggcccaggagctccGCCGGCCCacggctgcttcccagggtcatcagcaggagctgatACCGGGGCGGCCGGGCCCTGAACCAGCACCCctctgggatgccggcaccacaggcggTCTGTACTGCAGGCCAGAACGTTGGCTCCCTGTGCCCCAAGCTTCCAGACTCCGGGTAAGAGACCCTGAGAATTCACCCCTGCACCCCAGGACAGCCGACACCCCCGTATCCAGAACTTCATCCTCTCCCATGAAACTGCCCCACTGAAGCCTcgcctggcatccccacttccccccCGCCCTGCATGCCCAGCTCTGAGACACCCCAGGGCACACCACGCCAGGCATAGCTGGGAACCCACAGCTCACGCAAGCAGGGGAGCGGAGGCCCAGAGCAGGAGCGGCCTTGAGGACAGCCGGGCAGCCCCACCCCACGAGGGTCCGGGGCTTGGCCTGTGGGGTGGGGTATTTCTAGAAGCCGGTACCTTGTCCGCGGTCAGCACCGCCAGCACCCTAGGATTAAGGTGTTGGCCGGACTCTGCGTGGCCCATGTGGCTGCCCACTCTCTGAAGCCACGGTGTCTCACGGCCCCACGCTCCAGCAGACCCCGAGGGCAGTCTGAGGGGTGAGTAACCCGGCCCACACAGGGCAGAGGTTGTGCGCGCACAGCCGTGGGGGCTGTCTGGCCCCCGCACagcaggatggcacaaagccgcACCCCTGACACCAGCGGTGGGAGCTGGGTCGCTGTGGGCACTCCCCAGCCgctcagcccagcagcccagcggGTCAGGCTGTGGTCTCAGACTCCGCCCGCAGCCCAGCGCTAGCTGTTCTCACCCCCCCACCCTCACACGCTCCTGGAGTAGCAGCGAACCATGGCCTGGGCATGTGGAggaaagccctggctcctgtgcggCCCAGCCTCACCCGGTTgtggcagccactggggagtcaAACAGCCCACAGTGAGCCCTGTCTCCTACTCCGCCTTTCCTTAGAAAGCCCCCGCCTCTCACTTGGGGTCCCAGGTCTCCTGGATGGCGCCCCGCAGCAGCCCCCAAGACACTCCAGGCACGTGGGTTGCCAGCCCTTGCCTGCCCACAGGGGCTGCTGGCCAAGTTCTCACAGGGCCATGTCACTCCCCACTTCCCCAGAGCTCAGACTGTCAGGGCAGTGAGGCCGTGTCCTCGGGAAGGGTCCTCCTGGCACGCCtggagcgggggtgggggcagcaggccCCCTGTGCCCAGGGAAGTGAGGCCGTGTCCTCGGGAAGGGTCCCCCTGGCACGCCTGGCGCGGGGGCACGCCTGGTGCAGGCCCCCTCCGCCTGGGGCCCTGGCTCCGGGCTGACAGCCAGCTCCCAGGCAGCCACCTCCCCCACGCTGCCCCTCCTGGTAGGGGCTTTCCACTCTCCCGGGCACAGCCAGGGACTTTCCAAACAGCATGCCTGCAGGGCCATGCAGGGCCACAGCCGGTGCCCACTGGCCCAGGCCCTCAGTGAAGCCACAGCCACCACCCCAACAccagggagctgcaggcagagctaGGGACACTCCTCCCACCCTCCTGACCCTCCAAGGCCCCAGGATCCCCTCAACAGgcagggccactgcaccccagccTCCTAGGACAGACCCTGAGCCCAGCGTGCGCCCTCCACAGACAGCAATCAGCAGTACGGCGTGGGTGACGCTGCCATGGGCCcgcgcgtgggaggcctgggccTCAGGGCACTCCCTATGGAACAGTGCCCCGAGCGCAGGCTGGTGtcaccagggaggagggagagaggatgcTACCCTGACCCCCACCCGACCCTGGCCCTGCTCACTCCAGACCAGCCAATACTGCCCATGGCAGAAGTCAAAAACCCAGCGCCCGAGAGCCAGGCAGCCTGGCCTGGAGGACAGGTAACGGCCTACCACTCAGGGCCAGCCCaccccccaggtggctgcagcaagCCCTTGCGGCACACAGCAGCCTTGGAGCAGCCCTGGGGCGCCCCTAGCAATGCCTCCACAGCCCATCTGCTCCAGGAACATGACCCCCGGAGTGGGGCGGGGCAATCCCCCAGGGCCGGCCCTGCACAGCTCAGCATGTCAGTGGCCAGGTGGGACCACAGAGCTTTGCAGCAGTGCCAATGGGCACGTGACCACCTACGCTCTGGGCTCACGACCAGTGCTACCTGCTGCGAACCCCCGCACCACGCAGCTGACTGTCAGAGGGGTGGACCCTCCACACGGGCTCTAGCACAGCCTTGGCACCCAGGCCCTGTTGCCAGGTGCCTAAAGGTACAGGGGGACACAGTGGAGTCCCCAGCCCTGACAAAGGCCACAGGCATCAGGTGCTGAGCCATCTCTGCCCCAGAAGCCCTTGTGGGGCCACAGGTCCTATGAGGCCAGCAGAACCTGACGCATGAGACCCCAAGGACACGAGACAGGACCCAAACCCCGACGTCACACATGGCCAGGCCAGcctgtgcccagggcagggagggttCCCCTGGGCACGAGGCCCTCACCACCACCTGCCTCATCCAGGGCCAAGACCTGGTCCCTGGGGCAAAGGAGTCAGGCCCCACCCCAGACCACAGGCCGCGAGGGAGGCCCACCCTCACCTCGTATTCCTTCAGGGTGCCCTTCCAGGTGCACCCGTCGTTGGGACAGATGGCCGGCAGGCTCTCCACTTCTCTGCGGGCAGCGTTATCTGGAAAAGCCTGAGGAGCCCACAGCCCTCAGGTgaggccttgcccagcctgcagcATGCAGCCCCCTACGCACCCCGTCCCGGCGGCCCTGCAGGGAGGGCTCGGCTGGCCGGCCTGCCCGCTTGGCTCCATCCCCGTCGGGCAGTGATCCGACTTACTGAAGCGCTTTCTAAGACAGAAATGCCTTCCTCATAGATGCCTTCACGGACACAGGCGGCACAGTTCTGGGGCCCAGAGCTGGTGGGGACAGAAGCAGCCCCGGTGAGACCCGCCCGGGGAACCAGCACGCTCAGCCCACACCCACAGGGCCCCAGACGGCGCGGGTGCTCAGGGCACGCTGCGCACTGCCTCACCCGGCGCCTGTGCCCACCGCACCTGAGGATGCCGCTGAGGCAGAAGGAGCAGTAGCGGTGGCCGCACTGGGCCTGGAAGGGCCGGCGCAGCACGTTCCCGCAGGCCGAGCACAGGTACTTGGCCTCCAACTTCGTGCCCAGGAGGCTCGTGGAGAAGCCCGGCTGCAGCACTTCCAGAGAGTCGGGGGGCGTCACACTGGCTGCAGCCATGGGAGCTGGGACCCCCGTGCACCAGGAAGCCCTGAGGAAGAACACAGCACGTGTCATGGCGCCTCTGGGGCCCCTCGTGGGAAGGCATTGCAGCGGGTCCTGCAGCAGCAGGCACCGAGAGAGACAGGCACGCGACACGCTGAGTCCAGGAGCGCTCGGGGTCTCAGAGACCAGCTGGGGCCACCCCGGGCACCCACACACCTGGTCTGCCAGCACATGCCCCGGCTTGGGCACAGGCCACCTTCCGGCTAACAGCTGGGGTCAGCGTCCCCCGCCTGCCCTCCTCACGACCCCTGGAAGCTTGTTCCGGACTAGTGAGTGACCTCGAAGCCCGTGCTGCAGAAAGCAGTTGCCCTCACATGCCACCTGCCGAGCACCCTCTGAGGGCATCAGCCTGTACCTGCTAGTGTCCAGCCCTTCTGCTTTTCGGGAGGGGAAAgttggaattagagagagatcaATTATTCCAATGTTCCTCCCTGTGGGGGACCAGCAGACAagggggcagggttgggggagggaagaaCACCCACCCTCTGCCCGCTTCCCCGGCCTCAGCACGCGCAGCCATAGAGCACCCCAAGCTCTGGCTGAAGTAGAGTCAGATCAGGCCTGCCAGGCACACCGGGCACGCCAGGACCAGGCGACTCCCCTGAACTGCAGACAGCAGACCGAGAGCCAGGACAGAACTCGGGCAGAAGACAAGGGCTGGCCTTTGGCACCTGTCTGTGTCCCACAGgagccctgggcccagcacgcCCGTGCAGCTTGAAGGCCGGGGCTGCCTTCACCACAGGGGCCCAGCCAGGACACCAGGAGCAGGCATGTGACCAGGGAGGGGCCTTGCCGCCCTCAAGGAGGGTCCAGCGGGATGGGCTGGGTTCCCGAGGCCTCCCACCAGGGCAGAGCCCAGGAAGTGCCACAGGCTTGGGCACACGTCTCCTCACGGCTTGGGAGGGCCAGCGAAGGGGCAGACCCTGATCTCCTGCCAGGGCCAAGGCCAGAACAGGGTCCCCTCcaggcccctgcagccctggggccACCCTCTCTGGCAGTCAGGATGGAGAGAGTTGGGCAGCCCGGACACACCTGAGGCCCTTCCTCGCATGGCTCGCCTGCCAACCCTGCCAGCACCACTTCCAACGCCATGCCAGCCGCCCCTTGGTGCCCACCCTGCACAGCCAGCCGGGGCTTCCCAAGCAAAGCTGATCCTGGAACCTTCGGTCAGCTTCCCATGGAGTGATGTCCAGTGCGCCAATCCTGAAGACATTTAAAGGGCACTGGAGGGTGTCCAGGCCCAGCCCGACACCCAGTCCCTCACTCCTGGCGTCCACTGGCCTCTGGCAGCTTCACCTGGTACCCCAGAAAGTAACCGCCAGCAAGCGTGCTCAAGGCCAGGACGGCAGCAGCGGCCGTCCAGAGGCAGGGCTGTCCTGGAGGGCTCCCAGCTGACCCGACGCTACAGGGGGCCGGTCACACTGCCAGGTGTCACAGCGAGCAAGGGCCACAGTTAAACTCAGCTTGGTTCCTGTCCGCTGTCAGCAGAGCCTGACGCCAAGCCGCAGGAGTAGGCCGGTAGCACGCGGCTGCAGCGAGGGCTTGGACACCTGACTCCGACCTGCCCAGCCACCCCACAGGCGCTGACACCTAAGACGGGCCTCCCTGTccttgagaaaaagagaaacaccaCCACGCAGCAGGGCTGTgccgtgtgcgtgtgtgtgtgtgtatctgtgttagAGCTGGCCACGCGGCAGGGCTGAGGTGGAACACTGCCTTGGGCAGCTCTCTGCTCCGCGATCACGCCCTACACCTGTCCCAGGTGGGACACACTCGCTTCATAGGTGAGAGCCACCTGTGGGGCCAGCACCCTATGTGGGCATCAgctcaatcccagctgctccacttcgtgTCCAACGGCcagctgcaaaagcagcagaggctggtccaagtTGCTGGGCTGCTGCACGTGCCTGGGCGATCAGGAGGAAGCTCCGGCTCcggcctggcgcagccctggctggtgcagacagtggggagtgaaccagggaaccaAGGCCCAATATCTGGCTCTCtgcatctttcaagtaaaaacaccCCTGGAGggctggaggcgtggcctagcagctaaagtcctcaccttgaacgccccggttctaatcccagctactccacttcccatccagctccctgcttgtggcctgggaaagcaatcgaggacggcccaaagccttgggaccctgcatccacgtgggagacccagaagaggttccttgttcccggcttcggatcggcacagcaccggcccgttgaggctcacttggggagtgaatcatcggacggaagatcttcctctctgtctctcctactctctgtatatctgactttgtaataaaaataaatcaaccttaaaaaaaaaacaaaccctggaACCAAGCACGCCAGCACCCTGCCCCGGGGACGACTGCTACGTCCCGCACAGCAGTCCATACACACAGAAAATGGCCACGGCGGGGTCAGCGGAGCACTTTCACAGGCTGATCCACCACCTGCAAACAGCACCATCCCAAACGGGCAGACCTgtcccgcagccctgcttcccatccaccccctgcctgtggcctgggaaggcagtcgaggacggcccaggccttggctcctgcacctgcgtgggagacctggaagcagctcctggctcctggcttcggatcggctcagctccagccatcgcggctacttggtgagtgaaccagtggatgtaatctctctccttccctctgcaaatctgcctttgcaataaaaataaatttctaaaaaacgAGCAGCAAACACAGAAGACAGGCCCCAGAGGAGTCGGGGTGAGGAAGCCCCGCTGTggctaggagctgggagccatgCAGAGGGCACAGGCAGTCCACCAACGtcgctggggaagcagcagcctgAGTGGAGCggaaagcagccaagggcagGGGCAAGGACAAGGCCAGATGCCCCACCTAGCCCCCGGGCGGCCCAGGCAGGCCACCACCAGAAGCCCTCATACCCACGTCCCCATCGAAGCCTGCGTTCCCACCAGAGTTCCTGCGGCTGAGCCCATCCTGAGCCCCTGCAGGAAGCAGCCCTTGGGCGCCCACTCACGAGCCCACCTGCACGCAGCCGTGGCGGGCATGGACGCTGATCACACAATCCAGCTCAAGTCCAGCTGGGAGGGCACGCCTGGGCTCACGGGCTAGGCAAGCACACAGCCAGGAAAGCCAACTGTGAGACAGAATGGCTGGAGGGCCAGTACCACGGCATGACGGACTaagccgcagccgcagcccccGATGGTTtagatcccggctgctccactttccagccatgCCAcgagcaggcagggagctggacgggaagtggagcagccgggattagaaccggcgcccatgtgggatccgggCACCGAACGAGGGGAGGACGCAGCCACCGGGCCCCACTCTGCCCTCGGCCGACCCCAAATGCGCGCTCTGGGCCTGGGGCTCCCTCACCACCCCCAGCAGCGGGGCTGCAGGACCGCTGGACCCGAGCCGGGGCCAGCCGGACACACGTCCCCTGCGGCCCGGCCGGCCCCGGGCTCCGCCTCGGGTGCCCCCGCCGCCCCGCGGGCGCCCGGGAGTTCGCGAACTTTCCTGCGCCCGCCCCGCTCCGACTTGGCGCTTCCGGCTCGGCGCGGCGGAGACACCCCCGGGGCCGGCCCCTTCCCGGCCGGCGGGCAGCGCGGCCTCCCGGGTGCCCCGCGGCCGCCCCGGCCCCGCGGCCTCCCGCCGGCCCCGCGCCGCCCCGGTGACCCGCGCCCCGGCCCCGCCACACTCACCCCGCGGTCGCCGCGCGTCCGGAACTCGGCGCCAGCCCGGCCGCCGCCCCCGGCCCACCTGACGGACAGGCGCGGGAGCCTACCGCGAGAGGGCAGGCGCCCGAAGCGGACGCTGATTGGCCAGGCCTGCCCGGCCGCGGAGCCGCGCACCTGACGGACGGCCGCGCCAGCCTACCAAGAGCGCGCGGCGAGCCGCAGAGGGCGCCGATTGGCCGGCGGCCCCCCCGCGCCGGGGCGTGTCCGGGCCGAGCCCGGGCCGTGTCCAACCGATGCTGCCAGGCCGATCCAGGGCCGCGTCCAGGCAGAGCCACCCCCAGCTCCGGTTCGAGGCTGGGCCCGCCTGGCTGTCGGCCCCACCacgggcaggactgggccaggacctGCACGGGGACCGGTCACTGCCTGTGCAGGGGGCTGGCGCCGCCTTGGGCAGCTGGGGTGCAGCTGGTACTGTTGGGTTCTCTGTATCCCCGCTCCGTCCCTCAGGACGCCAGATggcaatctctctccctctaccttCTGAATGGACCAGCCCATTGCTTATGCCCTATGGGGGCCTgcgcttaaaatgctttttaagggcctggcacggtggcctagcggctaaagtcctcaccttgcacatgcctggatcccatatgggcgcctgttctaatcccggcagccccgcttcccatccagctccctgcctgtggcctgggaaagcagatgaagctggcccaaagcctgagaaccctgcacccgtgggagaccctggagaagctcctggctcccggctttgcatCAGCATAGCTCCAGTCAtcgcagtctcttggggagtgaatcagcagatgaaacatctctgtctctccccctctctgcacatctgactttccaataaaaatag is a window encoding:
- the TRAF2 gene encoding TNF receptor-associated factor 2 isoform X4, with the translated sequence MAAASVTPPDSLEVLQPGFSTSLLGTKLEAKYLCSACGNVLRRPFQAQCGHRYCSFCLSGILSSGPQNCAACVREGIYEEGISVLESASAFPDNAARREVESLPAICPNDGCTWKGTLKEYELTECPACKGLIRRCEKERHAQHECPERSLSCRHCQAPCGRADTEAHHAICPKFPLTCEGCGKKKIPREKLQEHVKTCGKCRVPCRFHAIGCPEVVELEKQQEHEAQRLREHLALLLASVLDAKPLLRDCCPAEPELLQRCQALESKTATFENIVCVLNREVERVAMTAEACGRQHQLDQDRIEALSNKVQQLERSLGLKDLALADLQQKVLEMEASTHDGVLIWKISDFARKRQEAVAGRTPAIFSPAFYTSRYGYKMCLRIYLNGDGTGRGTHLSLFFVVMRGPHDALLRWPFNQKVTLMLLDHNNREHVIDAFRPDVTSSSFQRPVSDMNIASGCPLFCPVSKMEAKNSYVRDDAIFIKAIVDLTGL
- the TRAF2 gene encoding TNF receptor-associated factor 2 isoform X2, which encodes MAAASVTPPDSLEVLQPGFSTSLLGTKLEAKYLCSACGNVLRRPFQAQCGHRYCSFCLSGILSSGPQNCAACVREGIYEEGISVLESASAFPDNAARREVESLPAICPNDGCTWKGTLKEYESCHEGQCLFQLTECPACKGLIRRCEKERHAQHECPERSLSCRHCQAPCGRADTEAHHAICPKFPLTCEGCGKKKIPREKLQEHVKTCGKCRVPCRFHAIGCPEVVELEKQQEHEAQRLREHLALLLASVLDAKPLLRDCCPAEPELLQRCQALESKTATFENIVCVLNREVERVAMTAEACGRQHQLDQDRIEALSNKVQQLERSLGLKDLALADLQQKVLEMEASTHDGVLIWKISDFARKRQEAVAGRTPAIFSPAFYTSRYGYKMCLRIYLNGDGTGRGTHLSLFFVVMRGPHDALLRWPFNQKVTLMLLDHNNREHVIDAFRPDVTSSSFQRPVSDMNIASGCPLFCPVSKMEAKNSYVRDDAIFIKAIVDLTGL
- the TRAF2 gene encoding TNF receptor-associated factor 2 isoform X3, which gives rise to MAAASVTPPDSLEVLQPGFSTSLLGTKLEAKYLCSACGNVLRRPFQAQCGHRYCSFCLSGILSSGPQNCAACVREGIYEEGISVLESASAFPDNAARREVESLPAICPNDGCTWKGTLKEYEQSCHEGQCLFQLTECPACKGLIRRCEKERHAQHECPERSLSCRHCQAPCGRADTEAHHAICPKFPLTCEGCGKKKIPREKEHVKTCGKCRVPCRFHAIGCPEVVELEKQQEHEAQRLREHLALLLASVLDAKPLLRDCCPAEPELLQRCQALESKTATFENIVCVLNREVERVAMTAEACGRQHQLDQDRIEALSNKVQQLERSLGLKDLALADLQQKVLEMEASTHDGVLIWKISDFARKRQEAVAGRTPAIFSPAFYTSRYGYKMCLRIYLNGDGTGRGTHLSLFFVVMRGPHDALLRWPFNQKVTLMLLDHNNREHVIDAFRPDVTSSSFQRPVSDMNIASGCPLFCPVSKMEAKNSYVRDDAIFIKAIVDLTGL